One segment of Salvelinus alpinus chromosome 1, SLU_Salpinus.1, whole genome shotgun sequence DNA contains the following:
- the LOC139571184 gene encoding NLR family CARD domain-containing protein 3-like isoform X5 — protein MSLSGEREEEGPASKRSRLSGEREEGGPASKMSLSGEREEGGPASKMSLSVEREEGGPASKRSLSGEREEGGPASKRSLSGVREEEGPASKRSRLSGEREEGGPASKRSRLSGEREEEGPASKMSLSGEREEGDPASKRSLSGEREEGGPASKRSLSGEREGGPASKRSLSGEREEEGPASKSRLSGEHDTKAKSGLQHYQAVSQPAVIGSPIGWCTIGPASSGFGQCRLSLVQQKRPDSPEPSCVSMKSDRSMEQPLKFRKGDCTTDPGSLPEDQSRCAVCEQVQRDPVSITCGHRFCRQCITRYWEKPAPSGDYDCPQCRKRSRTRPVLQHLSEPNDARGSENMDDSLQRAIVNHKDSLTRRYECVIEGMEKAGNQTPLNRIYTELYITEGESEGVNNEHEVWQLETASRTPTSHDTAIHCNDIFKPLPGQERSIRTVLTKGVAGIGKTVSVQKFILDWAEGKANQDVNIIFLLPFRELNLIKDLQYSLLRLLNVFHTELDIGNANKLTACKAMFILDGLDESRFPLDFQHIEMMSDVTQASSVDVLLTNLIKGNLLPSALLWITTRPAAANQIPSGCVDQVTEVRGFNDPQKEEYFRKRFSDEDLASRIISHIKTSRSLHIMCHIPVFCWISAIVLEHILSIDKRREMPTTLTEMSIHFLLIQTSLKNQKYHGRDEMDQEELMESDKEILLKLGKLAFENLEKGNLMFYEEDLKECGIDVKEASVYSGLCTQIFKEESVLFQRVVYCFIHLSIQEFLSAVYMYHCYTTKNMDELKPFLKRKSRAASEELTLHDLLKSAVDKALESKNGHLDLFVRFLHGMSLESNQKLLRGLVTQTESSPESVQKTIRSLKVMQRKNISPERCINLFHCLIEMKDHSVQEEIQEYLRSEDRSKNLTLAHCSALAYMLQISEEVLDVFDLKEYKTSQEGRRRLLPAVRHCRKALLTGCKLTDTSCEVLLSALSSNSSHLRELDMSNNDLNDSGVKLLSAGLGNPHCKLETLRLSGCLVTDEGCSSLVSALKLNPSHLRELDLTNNDLKDSGVKLLSAGLGNPRCKLETLRLSGCLVTEEGCASLVSALRSNPSHPRELDLSNNDLKDSGVKLLSAVLGNPHCKLETLRLSGCLVTEEGCASLVSALKLNPTHLRELDLSNNDLKDSGVKLLSAGLGNPHCKLETLRLSGCLVTEEGCASLVSALRSNPSHLRELDLSYNHPGDSGVRLLSAGLEDPHCRLEKLNVEHGGEHTMKPGPRKCEC, from the exons atgagtctctctggggagagagaggaggagggcccTGCTTCTAAAAGGAGtcgtctctctggggagagagaggaggggggccctgcttctaaaatgagtctctctggggagagagaggaggggggccctgcttctaaaatgagtctctctgtggagagagaggaggggggccctgctTCTAAaaggagtctctctggggagagagaggaggggggccctgcctctaaaagGAGTCTCTctggggtgagagaggaggagggcccTGCTTCTAAAAGGAGtcgtctctctggggagagagaggaggggggccctgctTCTAAAAGGAGtcgtctctctggggagagagaggaggagggccctgcttctaaaatgagtctctctggggagagagaggagggggacccTGCCTCTAAaaggagtctctctggggagagagaagaggggggccctgcctctaaaaggagtctctctggggagagagaggggggccctgcctctaaaaggagtctctctggggagagagaggaggagggcccTGCCTCTAAAAGCAGACTCTCAGGGGAACATGACACCAAAGCTAAGAG CGGTCTTCAACActaccaggctgtatcacaaccggctgtgattgggagtcccatagggtggtgcacaattggcccagcgtcgtccgggtttggccagtgtaggctgtcatt GGTCCAGCAGAAGAGACCAGACTCACCTGaacccagctgtgtgtccatgaagagtgaccgGTCTATGGAGCAGCCACTCAAATTCAGAAAAGGAGATTGTACCACTGATCCAGG CTCTCTGCCAGAGGATCAGTCCAGGTGTGCAGTGTGTGAGCAGGTGCAGAGGGATCCAGTCTCTATCACCTGTGGACACAGGTTCTGCAGACAGTGCATCACCAGATACTGGGAGAAACCTGCTCCTTCGGGAGACTATGACTGTCCTCAGTGTAGAAAGAGATCCAGAACACGTCCTGTACTACAGCACCTGAGTGAACCCAATGATGCAAGAGGCTCTGAAAACA TGGATGACAGCCTGCAGAGAGCCATAGTAAACCACAAAGACAGTCTGACAAGGAGGTATGAATGTGTGATAGAAGGTATGGAAAAAGCAGGGAATCAAACTCCCCTCAACAGGATttacacagagctctacatcacagaaggagagagtgaagggGTTAACAATGAACATGAGGTGTGGCAGCTAGAGACAGCATCCAGGACACCAACCTCACATGACACAGCAATCCACTGCAATGACATCTTTAAACCCTTACCTGGCCAAGAGAGAAGCATCAGAACCGTGCTGACGAAGGGCGTCGCTGGCATCGGAAAAACTgtctctgtgcagaagttcatCCTAGACTGGGCTGAAGGGAAGGCAAACCAAGATGTCAATATCATATTTCTGCTTCCTTTCCGGGAGCTGAACTTGATCAAAGATCTCCAGTACAGTCTTCTCAGACTTTTAAATGTGTTCCACACAGAACTAGACATAGGCAATGCAAATAAACTCACTGCCTGTAAAGCTATGTTCATCTTGGATGGTTTGGATGAAAGCAGATTTCCATTGGATTTCCAGCATATTGAAATGATGTCTGATGTCACACAGGCATCGTCTGTTGATGTTCTGCTGACAAACCTCATCAAGGGaaatctgcttccctctgctctcctctggataACTACTCGACCTGCAGCAGCCAATCAGATCCCTTCAGGGTgtgttgaccaggtgacagaggtacgagggttcaatgacccacagaaggaggagtacttcaggaagagattcagtgatgaggacctggccagcagaatcatctcacacataaagacatcaaggagcctccacattatgtgccacattccagtcttctgttggatttCTGCAATAGTCCTTGAACACATATTGAGTATagacaagaggagagagatgCCCACGACTCTGACTGAGATGTCCATACACTTCCTGCTCATTCAGACCAGCCTGAAGAACCAGAAGTATCATGGAAGAGATGAGATGGATCAAGAGGAGCTCATGGAGTCAGATAAGGAAATTCTTCTAAAGCTGGGTAAGCTGGCATTTGAGAATCTGGAGAAGGGTAATCTCATGTTCTATGAAGAAGACCTGAAAGAGTGTGGCATTGATGTCAAAGAAGCCTCAGTGTACTCAGGATTGTGCACACAAATCTTTAAAGAAGAGTCTGTGTTATTTCAGAGAGTGGTGTACTGCTTTAttcatctgagcattcaggagtttctCTCAGCTGTCTACATGTACCATTGTTACACAACCAAGAACATGGATGAACTGAAGCCCTTCCTCAAGAGAAAGTCTAGAGCCGCGTCTGAAGAGCTAACCTTGCATGACCTGCTGAAGAGTGCTGTGGATAAAGCCTTGGAGAGTAAGAATGGACACCTGGACCTTTTTGTCCGCTTCCTTCATGGCATGtcactggagtccaatcagaaACTCCTACGAGGTCTGGTGACACAGACAGAAAGCAGTCCAGAGAGCGTCCAGAAAACGATCCGATCCCTTAAGGTGATGCAGAGGAAGAACATCTCCCCTGAGAGGTGCATCAATCTCTTCCACTGTCTGATAGAGATGAAAGACCATTCAGTACAGGAGGAAATCCAAGAGTACTTGAGGTCAGAGGACAGATCCAAAAACCTCACACTTGCTCACTGTTCAGCGTTGGCCTACATGCTGCAGATATCAGAGGAGGTTCTGGATGTGTTTGACCTGAAGGAATACAAGACATCACAGGAGGGTCGTAGGAGACTGCTCCCAGCTGTGAGGCACTGCAGGAAAGCTCT ACTCACTGGCTGTAAACTCACAGACACGTCCTGTGAAGTGTTGCTCTCAGCTCTCAGTTCAAActcctcacacctgagagagctggatatgagtaacaatgacctgaacgattcaggagtgaagctcctctctgctggactggggaatccccactgtaaactggagactctgag actgtcaggctgtctagtcacagatGAAGGCTGttcttctctggtctcagctctgaagttaaacccctcacacctgagagagctggatctgactaacaatgacctgaaggattcaggagtgaagctcctctctgctggactggggaatccccgCTGTAAACTggagaccctgag gctgtcaggctgtctagtcacagaggaaggctgtgcttctctggtctcagctctgaggtcaaacccctcacacccgagagagctggatctgagtaacaatgacctgaaggattcaggagtgaagctgctctctgctgtactggggaatccccactgtaaactggaaactctgag actgtcaggctgtctagtcacagaggaaggctgtgcttctctggtctcagctctgaagtTAAACCCCACACACttgagagagctggatctgagtaacaatgacctgaaggattcaggagtgaagctgctctctgctggactggggaatccccactgtaaactggagactctgag actgtcaggctgtctagtcacagaggaaggctgtgcttctctggtctcagctctgaggtcaaacccctcacacctgagagaactggacctgagctacaatcacccaggagactcaggagtcagactgctctctgctggactggaggatccacactgcagactggagaaactcaa tgtggaacatggtggagagcacacaatgaaacctgggcctagaaaatgtgagtgttga
- the LOC139571184 gene encoding NLR family CARD domain-containing protein 3-like isoform X1 — protein MSLSGEREEEGPASKRSRLSGEREEGGPASKMSLSGEREEGGPASKMSLSVEREEGGPASKRSLSGEREEGGPASKRSLSGVREEEGPASKRSRLSGEREEGGPASKRSRLSGEREEEGPASKMSLSGEREEGDPASKRSLSGEREEGGPASKRSLSGEREGGPASKRSLSGEREEEGPASKSRLSGEHDTKAKSGLQHYQAVSQPAVIGSPIGWCTIGPASSGFGQCRLSLVQQKRPDSPEPSCVSMKSDRSMEQPLKFRKGDCTTDPGSLPEDQSRCAVCEQVQRDPVSITCGHRFCRQCITRYWEKPAPSGDYDCPQCRKRSRTRPVLQHLSEPNDARGSENMDDSLQRAIVNHKDSLTRRYECVIEGMEKAGNQTPLNRIYTELYITEGESEGVNNEHEVWQLETASRTPTSHDTAIHCNDIFKPLPGQERSIRTVLTKGVAGIGKTVSVQKFILDWAEGKANQDVNIIFLLPFRELNLIKDLQYSLLRLLNVFHTELDIGNANKLTACKAMFILDGLDESRFPLDFQHIEMMSDVTQASSVDVLLTNLIKGNLLPSALLWITTRPAAANQIPSGCVDQVTEVRGFNDPQKEEYFRKRFSDEDLASRIISHIKTSRSLHIMCHIPVFCWISAIVLEHILSIDKRREMPTTLTEMSIHFLLIQTSLKNQKYHGRDEMDQEELMESDKEILLKLGKLAFENLEKGNLMFYEEDLKECGIDVKEASVYSGLCTQIFKEESVLFQRVVYCFIHLSIQEFLSAVYMYHCYTTKNMDELKPFLKRKSRAASEELTLHDLLKSAVDKALESKNGHLDLFVRFLHGMSLESNQKLLRGLVTQTESSPESVQKTIRSLKVMQRKNISPERCINLFHCLIEMKDHSVQEEIQEYLRSEDRSKNLTLAHCSALAYMLQISEEVLDVFDLKEYKTSQEGRRRLLPAVRHCRKALLTGCKLTDTSCEVLLSALSSNSSHLRELDMSNNDLNDSGVKLLSAGLGNPHCKLETLRLSGCLVTDEGCSSLVSALKLNPSHLRELDLTNNDLKDSGVKLLSAGLGNPRCKLETLRLSGCLVTEEGCASLVSALRSNPSHPRELDLSNNDLKDSGVKLLSAVLGNPHCKLETLRLSGCLVTEEGCASLVSALKLNPTHLRELDLSNNDLKDSGVKLLSAGLGNPHCKLETLRLSGCLVTEEGCASLVSALRSNPSHLRELDLSYNHPGDSGVRLLSAGLEDPHCRLEKLNVEHGGEHTMKPGPRKYGCDLTLDPNTVNRLLSLSEENRKVTCRREEQPYPDHPERFQDHKQVLCREGLTGRCYWEVEWSGRGEAEWSGRGEAECSGRGEAEWSGRGEAEWSGRGEAEWSGSMALIGVTYKGISRRGWRNDCDIGYNDKSWSLNCSGNSYSAWHNNNHTTIAVPSSSSHRVGVFLDWPAGTLSFYRVSSDTLTHLYTFHTTFTEPLYPGFYVWYNTSVSLCQVVPVSGGPCVKHNMMFPSNPGHVQ, from the exons atgagtctctctggggagagagaggaggagggcccTGCTTCTAAAAGGAGtcgtctctctggggagagagaggaggggggccctgcttctaaaatgagtctctctggggagagagaggaggggggccctgcttctaaaatgagtctctctgtggagagagaggaggggggccctgctTCTAAaaggagtctctctggggagagagaggaggggggccctgcctctaaaagGAGTCTCTctggggtgagagaggaggagggcccTGCTTCTAAAAGGAGtcgtctctctggggagagagaggaggggggccctgctTCTAAAAGGAGtcgtctctctggggagagagaggaggagggccctgcttctaaaatgagtctctctggggagagagaggagggggacccTGCCTCTAAaaggagtctctctggggagagagaagaggggggccctgcctctaaaaggagtctctctggggagagagaggggggccctgcctctaaaaggagtctctctggggagagagaggaggagggcccTGCCTCTAAAAGCAGACTCTCAGGGGAACATGACACCAAAGCTAAGAG CGGTCTTCAACActaccaggctgtatcacaaccggctgtgattgggagtcccatagggtggtgcacaattggcccagcgtcgtccgggtttggccagtgtaggctgtcatt GGTCCAGCAGAAGAGACCAGACTCACCTGaacccagctgtgtgtccatgaagagtgaccgGTCTATGGAGCAGCCACTCAAATTCAGAAAAGGAGATTGTACCACTGATCCAGG CTCTCTGCCAGAGGATCAGTCCAGGTGTGCAGTGTGTGAGCAGGTGCAGAGGGATCCAGTCTCTATCACCTGTGGACACAGGTTCTGCAGACAGTGCATCACCAGATACTGGGAGAAACCTGCTCCTTCGGGAGACTATGACTGTCCTCAGTGTAGAAAGAGATCCAGAACACGTCCTGTACTACAGCACCTGAGTGAACCCAATGATGCAAGAGGCTCTGAAAACA TGGATGACAGCCTGCAGAGAGCCATAGTAAACCACAAAGACAGTCTGACAAGGAGGTATGAATGTGTGATAGAAGGTATGGAAAAAGCAGGGAATCAAACTCCCCTCAACAGGATttacacagagctctacatcacagaaggagagagtgaagggGTTAACAATGAACATGAGGTGTGGCAGCTAGAGACAGCATCCAGGACACCAACCTCACATGACACAGCAATCCACTGCAATGACATCTTTAAACCCTTACCTGGCCAAGAGAGAAGCATCAGAACCGTGCTGACGAAGGGCGTCGCTGGCATCGGAAAAACTgtctctgtgcagaagttcatCCTAGACTGGGCTGAAGGGAAGGCAAACCAAGATGTCAATATCATATTTCTGCTTCCTTTCCGGGAGCTGAACTTGATCAAAGATCTCCAGTACAGTCTTCTCAGACTTTTAAATGTGTTCCACACAGAACTAGACATAGGCAATGCAAATAAACTCACTGCCTGTAAAGCTATGTTCATCTTGGATGGTTTGGATGAAAGCAGATTTCCATTGGATTTCCAGCATATTGAAATGATGTCTGATGTCACACAGGCATCGTCTGTTGATGTTCTGCTGACAAACCTCATCAAGGGaaatctgcttccctctgctctcctctggataACTACTCGACCTGCAGCAGCCAATCAGATCCCTTCAGGGTgtgttgaccaggtgacagaggtacgagggttcaatgacccacagaaggaggagtacttcaggaagagattcagtgatgaggacctggccagcagaatcatctcacacataaagacatcaaggagcctccacattatgtgccacattccagtcttctgttggatttCTGCAATAGTCCTTGAACACATATTGAGTATagacaagaggagagagatgCCCACGACTCTGACTGAGATGTCCATACACTTCCTGCTCATTCAGACCAGCCTGAAGAACCAGAAGTATCATGGAAGAGATGAGATGGATCAAGAGGAGCTCATGGAGTCAGATAAGGAAATTCTTCTAAAGCTGGGTAAGCTGGCATTTGAGAATCTGGAGAAGGGTAATCTCATGTTCTATGAAGAAGACCTGAAAGAGTGTGGCATTGATGTCAAAGAAGCCTCAGTGTACTCAGGATTGTGCACACAAATCTTTAAAGAAGAGTCTGTGTTATTTCAGAGAGTGGTGTACTGCTTTAttcatctgagcattcaggagtttctCTCAGCTGTCTACATGTACCATTGTTACACAACCAAGAACATGGATGAACTGAAGCCCTTCCTCAAGAGAAAGTCTAGAGCCGCGTCTGAAGAGCTAACCTTGCATGACCTGCTGAAGAGTGCTGTGGATAAAGCCTTGGAGAGTAAGAATGGACACCTGGACCTTTTTGTCCGCTTCCTTCATGGCATGtcactggagtccaatcagaaACTCCTACGAGGTCTGGTGACACAGACAGAAAGCAGTCCAGAGAGCGTCCAGAAAACGATCCGATCCCTTAAGGTGATGCAGAGGAAGAACATCTCCCCTGAGAGGTGCATCAATCTCTTCCACTGTCTGATAGAGATGAAAGACCATTCAGTACAGGAGGAAATCCAAGAGTACTTGAGGTCAGAGGACAGATCCAAAAACCTCACACTTGCTCACTGTTCAGCGTTGGCCTACATGCTGCAGATATCAGAGGAGGTTCTGGATGTGTTTGACCTGAAGGAATACAAGACATCACAGGAGGGTCGTAGGAGACTGCTCCCAGCTGTGAGGCACTGCAGGAAAGCTCT ACTCACTGGCTGTAAACTCACAGACACGTCCTGTGAAGTGTTGCTCTCAGCTCTCAGTTCAAActcctcacacctgagagagctggatatgagtaacaatgacctgaacgattcaggagtgaagctcctctctgctggactggggaatccccactgtaaactggagactctgag actgtcaggctgtctagtcacagatGAAGGCTGttcttctctggtctcagctctgaagttaaacccctcacacctgagagagctggatctgactaacaatgacctgaaggattcaggagtgaagctcctctctgctggactggggaatccccgCTGTAAACTggagaccctgag gctgtcaggctgtctagtcacagaggaaggctgtgcttctctggtctcagctctgaggtcaaacccctcacacccgagagagctggatctgagtaacaatgacctgaaggattcaggagtgaagctgctctctgctgtactggggaatccccactgtaaactggaaactctgag actgtcaggctgtctagtcacagaggaaggctgtgcttctctggtctcagctctgaagtTAAACCCCACACACttgagagagctggatctgagtaacaatgacctgaaggattcaggagtgaagctgctctctgctggactggggaatccccactgtaaactggagactctgag actgtcaggctgtctagtcacagaggaaggctgtgcttctctggtctcagctctgaggtcaaacccctcacacctgagagaactggacctgagctacaatcacccaggagactcaggagtcagactgctctctgctggactggaggatccacactgcagactggagaaactcaa tgtggaacatggtggagagcacacaatgaaacctgggcctagaaaat atggttgtgatctcacactggacccaaacacagtaaacagactcctctctctgtctgaggagaacagaaaggtgacgtgtaggagagaggagcagccatatcctgatcacccagagagatttCAGGACCATAAacaggtgctgtgtagagagggtctgactgggcgctgttactgggaggtagagtggagtgggagAGGGGAGGCAGAGTGGAGTGGGAGAGGGGAGGCAGAGTGCAGTGGGAGAGGGGAGGCTGAGTGGAGTGGGAGAGGGGAGGCTGAGTGGAGTGGGAGAGGGGAGGCAGAGTGGAGTGGGAGTATGGCTCTtataggagtgacatataaaggaatcAGCAGGAGAGGATGGCGCAATGACTGTGATATTGGATACAATGACAAGTCCTGGAGTCTGAATTGCTCTGGCAACAGTTACTCTGCCTGGCACAATAATAATCACACTACCATAGCCGTTCCCTCCTCCAGCtcccacagagtaggagtgtttctggactggccagccggcactctgtccttctacagagtctcctctgacacactgacccacctgtACACATTCCACAccacattcactgagcccctctatccagggttttATGTTTGGTATAACACGTCAGTGTCCCTGTGTCAGGTGGTCCCTGTGTCAGGTGGTCCCTGTGTCAAACACAACATGATGTTTCCCTCTAATCCTGGTCATGTTCAGTAA